A region of Carassius auratus strain Wakin chromosome 23, ASM336829v1, whole genome shotgun sequence DNA encodes the following proteins:
- the LOC113041013 gene encoding potassium voltage-gated channel subfamily A member 2-like produces MTVATGDPVDEAAAHPGQPQDTYDPDPDHECCERVVINISGLRFETQLKTLSQFPETLLGDPKKRMRYFDPLRNEYFFDRNRPSFDAILYYYQSGGRLRRPVNVTLDIFSEEIRFYELGEEAIEIFREDEGFIKEEEKLLPENEFQRQVWLLFEYPESSGPARIIAIISVMVILISIVSFCLETLPVFRSEDLDPDKISMGSNSTNTYTSTYFTDPFFILETLCIIWFSFEFLVRFFACPSKAGFFVNIMNIIDIVAIIPYFITLGTELAEKPEDGQQGQQAMSLAILRVIRLVRVFRIFKLSRHSKGLQILGQTLKASMRELGLLIFFLFIGVILFSSAVYFAEADEADSQFISIPDAFWWAVVTMTTVGYGDMVPTTIGGKIVGSLCAIAGVLTIALPVPVIVSNFNYFYHRETEGEEQAQYLNVTSVPKIDSSEDLKKSRSGSTMSKSDYMEIQEAVNNSNEDFREENKTGNCTLTNTNYVNITKMLTDV; encoded by the coding sequence ATGACTGTTGCAACAGGCGACCCAGTCGATGAAGCTGCAGCTCACCCGGGTCAACCACAGGACACGTATGACCCGGATCCAGATCATGAGTGCTGCGAAAGGGTGGTCATTAACATCTCTGGCCTCCGCTTTGAGACACAGCTCAAAACTCTGTCTCAGTTCCCCGAGACATTGCTTGGGGACCCCAAAAAGAGAATGCGCTACTTTGACCCTCTGAGGAATGAGTACTTTTTCGACAGGAACCGCCCAAGTTTTGACGCCATTCTCTATTACTACCAGTCAGGTGGCAGGCTAAGGAGGCCTGTCAATGTGACATTGGATATTTTTTCTGAGGAGATACGTTTTTATGAGCTTGGGGAAGAAGCCATCGAGATTTTCCGGGAGGATGAAGGATTTATTAAGGAAGAGGAGAAACTCCTGCCAGAAAATGAGTTTCAGAGGCAGGTGTGGCTGCTCTTTGAGTACCCTGAAAGTTCAGGGCCTGCCCGAATTATTGCCATCATTTCCGTCATGGTCATCCTCATATCTATAGTCAGTTTTTGCCTGGAGACCCTTCCAGTTTTTCGCAGTGAGGACCTGGACCCGGACAAAATTTCCATGGGCTCCAACTCAACAAATACTTACACCTCCACCTACTTTACTGACCCCTTCTTCATCCTGGAGACCCTTTGCATCATATGGTTCTCCTTCGAGTTCCTGGTGCGTTTCTTTGCGTGTCCCAGCAAAGCAGGCTTCTTTGTCAATATAATGAACATCATTGATATTGTGGCTATAATACCTTACTTTATCACCTTGGGCACAGAGCTAGCAGAGAAGCCAGAGGATGGCCAACAAGGGCAGCAAGCCATGTCGCTTGCCATCTTGAGGGTTATCAGATTAGTACGAGTCTTCAGGATCTTCAAATTGTCCCGGCACTCGAAAGGGCTGCAGATTCTTGGGCAAACGCTCAAGGCCAGCATGAGGGAGCTAGGTCTGCTTATCTTCTTTCTCTTCATTGGAGTCATCCTCTTTTCGAGTGCCGTCTACTTCGCTGAGGCGGACGAGGCTGACTCACAGTTTATTAGCATCCCTGATGCTTTCTGGTGGGCCGTGGTCACAATGACGACAGTAGGGTATGGTGACATGGTTCCAACAACCATTGGAGGCAAGATTGTAGGATCTCTGTGCGCTATCGCTGGTGTGCTGACCATTGCCTTGCCCGTGCCTGTCATAGTCTCCAACTTCAACTACTTCTACCATCGAGAGACAGAGGGCGAGGAACAGGCCCAGTACCTTAACGTGACCAGCGTCCCCAAGATAGACTCCTCGGAGGATCTGAAAAAGAGCCGCAGCGGGTCAACCATGAGCAAGTCTGACTACATGGAAATTCAAGAAGCTGTTAACAACAGCAACGAGGACTTTCGAGAGGAGAACAAGACTGGTAACTGCACCCTAACCAACACTAACTATGTTAACATCACCAAAATGCTTACAGATGTATAA